From a region of the Tachyglossus aculeatus isolate mTacAcu1 unplaced genomic scaffold, mTacAcu1.pri scaffold_1_arrow_ctg1, whole genome shotgun sequence genome:
- the LOC119923519 gene encoding olfactory receptor 1468-like: MEMENQSHITEFILLGLRTPPGQKELCFMLFLALYLVTIAGNLLIILAIGSDSHLHSPMYFFLANLSCADICFSSITVPKMLVNMQTDNPAISYTGCLSQIFFILLFGDLDNFLLAVMAYDRYVAICQPLSYVTTMSIRLSALIVVTCWVLTAVHALLHTLLVARLSFCTDRVIPHFFCDLSTLVHLSCSDISVNKLVIITVGAAVVVGPFLGILVSYTHIFCTVLRVPSARGLHRGISTCGSHLAVVSLFYGTVIGLYLCPSPSHSAEQGTVVALLYTVVTPLLNPFIYSLRNRALLQTLCRTLSTFCRRKTHCTGGLQAKRAVNCMVCYALTKVGEGLLNSWTYIAQRSLWDVNPDHFCFDQEEPPAQLSPQTLLSCTKGGMGGPPNKITLRCDITANRNKIQSAFDGVNHLLWESLFLVAIGSHSRLFYSPKSLKDEPHGHFLTSEDLPDCGCKCREERIVNKNVRDPSEILDDDWK; encoded by the exons ATGGAGATGGAGAACCAGAGCCACATCACTGAGTTCATCCTGCTGGGGCTACGCACCCCGCCAGGGCAAAAAGAGCTGTGCTTCATGCTGTTTCTAGCTCTGTACCTGGTCACCATAGCGGGGAACCTGCTTATCATCCTGGCCATCGGCAGTGACTCACACCTCcactcccccatgtacttctttcttgccAACCTATCCTGTGCTGACATCTGCTTCTcctccatcactgtccccaagatgctggtcaacATGCAGACAGACAACCCAGCCATCTCCTACACTGGATGCTTGAGCCAGATCTTCTTTATCCTGTTATTTGGAGATCTGGACAATTTCCTCTTGGCTGTAATGGCATACGACCGCTATGTAGCCATCTGCCAGCCCCTGAGTTATGTCACAACCATGAGCATCCGGCTTTCTGCACTGATAGTGGTCACCTGCTGGGTCCTAACTGCTGTCCATGCACTGCTCCACACCCTCCTGGTGGCTCGGTTGTCCTTCTGCACAGACAGGGTGATcccccacttcttctgtgacttATCCACTCTGGTGCATCTCTCCTGCTCTGACATCTCTGTCAACAAACTGGTCATCATCACTGTAGGGGCAGCAGTGGTGGTGGGACCGTTCTTGGGTATCCTGGTCTCCTACACCCACATCTTCTGTACAGTCCTGAGAGTTCCCTCTGCCCGGGGTCTGCATCGAGGcatctccacctgtggctcccaCCTGGCCGTCGTGTCCCTTTTCTACGGGACTGTAATTGGCCTTTACCTGTGCCCGTCCCCTAGCCACTCAGCGGAGCAGGGCACTGTGGTGGCTTTGCTGTACACGGTAGTAACCCCATTGCTCAACCCCTTTATCTACAGCCTGCGCAACCGTGCCCTGCTCCAGACACTGTGCCGGACCCTGAGCACATTCTGCCGAAGGAAAACTCACTG TACTGGTGGTCTTCAAGCAAAAAGGGCTGTGAACTGCATGGTTTGCTATGCCCT TACCAAGGTGGGTGAGGGTCTCCTGAACAGCTGGACCTACATTGCTCAACGGTCCctctgggatgtgaacccagatCACTTCTGTTTTGACCAGGAAGAACCTCCAGCCCAGTTGAGCCCTCAGACACTGCTCTCTTGCACCAAGGGAGGGATGGGTGGGCCACCCAACAAGATCACACTGAGGTGTGACATCACAGCAAACAGGAACAAAATTCAAAGTG cCTTTGATGGAGTGAACCACCTGCTATGGGAAAGCTTATTTTTGGTGGCCATAGGCTCCCACAGCCGTCTCTTCTATAGCCCCAAATCCCTAAAAGATGAGCCCCATG GACATTTCCTGACCAGTGAAGACCTGCCAGATTGTGGGTGCAAGTGCAGAGAGGAGCGTATTGTCAATAAAAATGTCAGAGACCCGTCAG AGATATTGGATGATGATTGGAAGTAG
- the LOC119923518 gene encoding olfactory receptor 1361-like — translation MGNAVYGDPASADLFLVLLALQLYHFPMETRNQTSGSTFTLQSIANAGQQRLLFVLFLGLYLVTVVGNLLIILAIRTNSRLHSPMYFFLANLSLVDICFSSTTVPSLLGTLFTGHQDVSYGGCLAQMYFFIAFGATKNFLLAAMAYDRYLASCDPLSYSVVMSPQCCVLLVVACWLVPHPHSLLHALLMTQMTFCASREIPLYFCDILPLLKISCSDPHINFLAVYTEGASIVNSALLIVLAS, via the exons ATGGGCAATG CTGTATATGGTGATCCGGCTTCTGCAGATCTGTTTCTCGTGCTCCTTGCCCTCCAGCTCTATCATTTCCCCATGGAGACAAGAAACCAGACCAGCGGCTCCACATTCACGCTCCAAAGCATCGccaacgctgggcagcagcggctcctCTTTGTGCTCTTCCTGGGTCTGTACCTGGTCACCGTGGTGGGGAACCTTCTCATCATCCTGGCCATCCGGACAAACTCCCGCCTCCattcccccatgtacttcttcctcgccaACCTGTCTCTGGTAGACATCTGCTTCTCCTCTACCACTGTGCCCAGCCTTCTGGGGACACTCTTCACTGGACACCAGGATGTTTCTTACGGTGGCTGCCTGGCTCAGATGTATTTCTTCATTGCCTTTGGAGCCACCAAGAATTTCCTTCTGGCTGCCATGGCCTATGATCGTTACTTGGCCAGCTGCGATCCGCTGAGTTACTCGGTGGTCATGAGCCCTCAGTGTTGTGTCCTGCTGGTGGTCGCCTGCTGGCTGGttcctcacccccactccctgctgcacgCCCTCCTGATGACCCAGatgaccttctgtgcctcccgtgAAATTCCTCTTTACTTCTGTGACATCTtacccctgctgaagatctcctgctccgatccCCACATCAACTTCCTTGCGGTGTACACAGAAGGGGCCTCCATAGTCAACAGTGCCCTTCTGATTGTCCTGGCCTCCTAG